A region of Pseudoalteromonas aliena SW19 DNA encodes the following proteins:
- a CDS encoding serine hydrolase domain-containing protein codes for MKYLNPLLYCFAAVCLLFSTVGFAAKADPDWDAFVKKYGRYVEKKLKSKGIPGAALSIVNTKNRDYIHTMGLTKVPNGRKVNAHTRFRLASVSKTFAGSLAAQLAAEGLLKLDSPISEYIPDFKNTNYKNDLKVFHILSHSSGLVPNAYDNLIESPMSYPDIVQQLLNVEPICKPGRCYGYQNVMFSLINEVILKSTDRSYTSWLTDTIFSPLKMADASLGYDAMVKDRNYALPHVRGKKRWYSTKLKKNYYKVGPAAGINASASDMAIWLKAQLGQYPEVLSLDALAIQTRPYTLTKKERYRRVWKKHLEGTFYGLGWRIYNYADEILYYHSGWVQGYRSDLVVFPHLNVGFSLIINAETGAINELTTEFINRLLEYKRGQKI; via the coding sequence ATGAAGTACCTTAACCCTTTGCTGTATTGCTTTGCCGCAGTGTGTTTATTATTTAGCACGGTGGGCTTTGCAGCAAAAGCAGATCCTGACTGGGATGCATTTGTAAAAAAATACGGTCGTTACGTAGAAAAAAAGCTAAAAAGCAAAGGTATTCCTGGTGCTGCCTTGTCTATAGTTAATACAAAAAACCGAGATTATATTCATACTATGGGCTTAACTAAAGTACCCAACGGGAGAAAAGTAAACGCGCATACCCGCTTTAGATTAGCATCTGTATCTAAAACGTTTGCAGGCTCGTTGGCTGCTCAACTAGCCGCCGAGGGCCTACTTAAATTAGATAGTCCAATTAGTGAATATATTCCTGATTTTAAAAACACGAATTATAAAAACGATTTAAAAGTGTTTCATATTTTAAGCCATTCAAGCGGCTTGGTTCCAAATGCTTACGACAATTTGATTGAATCGCCTATGAGTTACCCCGATATTGTTCAGCAGTTACTAAATGTTGAACCAATCTGTAAACCTGGACGTTGTTATGGCTATCAAAATGTTATGTTTAGTTTAATTAATGAGGTTATCTTAAAAAGCACAGACAGAAGCTACACTAGCTGGTTAACTGACACGATATTTAGTCCCCTAAAAATGGCTGACGCCAGCTTAGGCTATGACGCAATGGTAAAAGATCGTAATTATGCCTTGCCGCACGTGCGTGGAAAAAAACGTTGGTACAGTACCAAGCTTAAAAAAAATTATTATAAAGTCGGGCCTGCAGCTGGCATTAACGCAAGTGCGAGTGATATGGCTATTTGGTTAAAAGCACAATTAGGTCAGTATCCCGAAGTTTTATCACTTGATGCATTGGCAATTCAAACTCGTCCTTATACTTTGACAAAAAAAGAACGCTATAGGCGCGTATGGAAAAAGCATTTAGAGGGCACATTCTATGGGTTAGGGTGGAGAATATATAATTATGCCGATGAAATACTTTATTATCACAGTGGTTGGGTTCAAGGGTATCGCAGTGACTTAGTTGTTTTTCCACATTTAAACGTTGGTTTCAGTTTAATAATAAACGCAGAAACCGGTGCAATAAATGAACTGACGACGGAATTTATTAATCGCTTATTAGAGTATAAACGAGGTCAAAAAATATGA